DNA sequence from the Scophthalmus maximus strain ysfricsl-2021 chromosome 1, ASM2237912v1, whole genome shotgun sequence genome:
CGGGGGGAattctattttcatttattcattgataTTACTTCAATTGTTGGAATATTTGTGAATCTACAATAAACGTTTGTATGTGATAGAGGTCTCTTGGAAAAGACATGTTGCATATGAGTAAAGTATTCATTTTATTCCTtcgttattttatttttttctgatcacaTGGCGCCATCTAGTGTCAAAGCTGGGGCCTGCAGGTCTCAGCCAGTAACTCCCATGAAGCTCCCTCCCTAAATACGTAGCCTCCGAGCGGATCTGGGATCCGGGCCGACAGAAAGTTggaagctgaaaaaaacaaacacgtagCCACCCCGGTATGTTTGTAAATGGAGTGATAGCAACTCTCGGAGCTCTGTAACATGCACCTGGAGTCGATGTGGTGATGAAGGCAGATCTGCGGTAGTTAGTTCAACTTTGGATGGAGTTTATTCCCTTATCCAGCGGATACAACAGAGCACAGAAGCACTGAGGGGGATCGGAATTTACCGGTGACAAGTctgggagggggagaaaaaaaaaggaaaagaggatcCACTCGTaacaggaagattttttttgtttttaaatacatttttaaaagcctgtCTGCTTTTAATCAGAGGGAAGCAAGTGAAGATTTAAAGGCTCAAGTCGATGAGAAGGATCTCGGATACAGGGACAACTCCAACGTATCCCCTTTGAGTTCTGCTTTGACTTTTGAAGAACAGCTCCGACCATGGCGAAAAAGTATGATTTCCTTTTCAAATTGTTACTCATCGGGGACAGCGGAGTGGGGAAAACATGTCTGATCATTCGCTTTGCTGAGGACAATTTCAACTCCACTTACATTTCAACCATCGGTACGTTTTTACAGTGTACTCTCTGCCTTATAACCTATATGTGACATTTCTTCACCAGCTGATGGTTGGTCGATTTGAGGAAGGCGAATGTTTGCTGAATGCTGGCATTATGATTCTTCTTCTGCTTGATGCCAGACACTGTCTGCACAAACTGGTTTCTCAGGCTGTTTTCCTGTCTCAACTAGTCTATGCTCTCTCGTTTGTCTTTTCATTTAGTCTCTCATCCTTTTCTCTTTACTTCTTCTCCTTGTTGGATGTGTGTGGTGTCTCTTCCCTGACCCCTCTCCCTGATCTCTCTCTCAGATCTCATTCCTCTCACTTGGCTCTCAGAGGGTCCGCCCACCCTCATTCCTATCTCTTTTTGCCATCTCTACGTTCCCAGAAGAATGGCTGGCTCTCTGGCATGCACAGTTTGCCCCCTCTCCTTTGcccctgtctgcctgtctgaccGTCAGCTTGTCCATCCAGCAGGAAACACTCACAGTGTGTCCCACAGGCCTGTTGGCGACATCTTTCCTTCATGCCTGTCCGTGGACGGGAGTGCACTGAGGTGGTCAAAATTAACCGTGAATCAGTCCCCACCCAAAGAGGGTGACCTATatattctgtctgtgtgtgtgcctgggtgggtgggtgtgtgtgtgtgtgcctgggaGGGTGTGTTTTTAGTTAATATCTGAGGTATTTTAACTCATTCTCTGCCCCACTCCTCCCTTCCTATCTCTCAGGCATTGACTTTAAAGTAAAAACCATTGAAGTGGATGGAAAGAAAGTGAAACTACAAGTCTGGTAAGCTCTGACAGTTGCTTTTCTGGAGTGTATTTGGTCATATGGCCCTGCTGATACGTTGAGTTGCGTATATGCCTCTGTTTgctgagaggaaagaggaacCTCCCTCTTGTTCTCCAAATCAGGACTTTATGACAGGGTTTGTCGTCCAAGTATGCATCATACATGGCCGCCACAGAGTGCCACTTCATGTCATGTGAGGGTGTTGTTACAGCGCCAGTGTAAAATGCacagtaaatgcatttttgcCCAATCTCCATCTCCCCTTGTCCCCATTGCAAGATGTgacaatgaatgtgtgtgcttCGCAGGGACACAGCAGGTCAGGAAAGGTTCAAGACCATTACGACAGCCTACTACAGAGGAGCCATGGTGAGCACAGGACGGCCCCAGAACAAGCAGACTGGATAATCAGGCTGACATCACTGCCCCTTTGTTCTCGCTCTGCACCCTTAACcgactctcctctctgtgtcaggGCATCATCCTGGTGTACGACATCACAGACGACAAGTCATACGAAAACATTCAGAACTGGATGAAGAGCATCAAAGAAGTGAGGCCTGCTTCCTCGTAGCCACGGCAAAGACAACCAGGAAAGGCTTAGAAATAGTGCACAGTCGGTTGGATCAATATTAGTCACAAGTCTGGGCCTTTATTCAATGCGACAACAAAGCCATTTTATActtttacaaagtgcttcacttACAtgttaaaatacacacattccaAGAGCAGTAAtcaagcacacactcacacatacacatcattTAAGTGTGCAACCATAATGAATAAAAGCTTAAGGCAAACATAGTCTTATAGTTTTAGAGTTTTCAGAAGCCTATTAAAACAAAGCACAGATTTAGCAGATCGGATGGAAAGAGGATGGTTGTTACAAAGTTTAGGAGCAACAACCTCAAAAGCACCGTCACATATGGATTTTAAATAGGAACGGGGATCGGACAATTCATGTAGTTTTAATCAGATAAAATCAGTTTGACCTGATGATAAATGGTTGTTTTCTTTACGTCCAATTtagttctttatttttctgcttctttttttgacacTTAAAGACATAATGTGAGGAAATGTGACCATATTCACACAATGAACGGATCCTGCACAGTCAAATACCTTTACACTTACTCATATAAAGTCTTTGCAACATGAAAATCAACAATTTACTATTACTCCAAATACAGAGCCAGAGTCAGTGCCCACATATGGTAGATACTCTAcgttatttgttttaattccatGACAGATTTTACCAAACACTTTCAGTGGCCACAGAGACCCCTCTCCTGTCAAACAGCTGCTGTTACTGCCTCTCGTGTGTCAAGTCATGCTAAGATTTCTGCTCTCccttctcttttatctctttatCTGTCTGCCACTAAGCAAACACCCCAACTGAACTCGCCCCGATCAATTAATTGCATTCCCtatttcccagaatgcatcaGCTGGGGTCAGTCGGATGTTGCTGGGTAATAAGTGCGACATTGAGGCCAAGCGGAAAGTTTCCAAGGAGACAGGAGAAAAGGTGACACGGCCCTAAGAGGCAATTAACTGCATCTCATTTATCGTATTGTTTCAATGTTGGAGAAGTGTCATTTTGAACGTATCTGTAGTTTTAAAGTAGGTTTCACACAGATAATAGTGGGTATATGGAAGAATGAAGAGTCAGCTGAGAGTACCATgaagcaaaacaagaaaaaaatgtcattatgtaAAAGAAACGAGAAGTTAAACTTCAAAACACAGTATTTGAGGAAGGGACTGAGTGTGTTACGTTTTTAATGTGCAAgctttggatttattttagatAAGAAGCAGGACATTATTATTACCCAAATCCTGACCTACTATAACcagttgtgtgtctgtcgtcAACAGCTGGCCAAAGATCACGGCATCCGGTTCTTCGAGACCAGTGCAAAGTCCAGCATTAATGTTGAGGAGGTGAGCCGGCCTGGAACAAACCACAGTGTCTACACAGCGTCATTAAGCTTTGACCTATGAGCTGGATTTTGTCCTGATAGTGCACAAATGCAGCAGACTTTAAATTACCTTATCCTTAACTCTCACTCGTTTTTATCGCTCTGTTTCCTCTAGTCTTTCCTGTCTTTGGCTCGTGACATACTACAGAAATCCAGCAAGAAACCAGTACGTCGGAACAGACTTGTTAAACCAAATAGCTCCCACCTCAAGCATTTGTTCCTCCATGAACATGGGATTACTGATGTGTCTGTAATTTCTAtcctttgtctgtttgtgcttTGGCAGGGCCCCACAGGTCGAGAAGTGAAAATCACCAGCAGCGCAGAGAAAAAATCCTCCAAGTGTGTTCTTCTCTAGATGTGGCTCTGTCGAGCACAAAGAAGAAAGCGCAACACAAATCAGTATTACAGGGGGAATACAGCACAACATGATTTCTGTCTCCATCTGGTGGGCTTAATGTCAAATACATGCTGGAgcatcaacaaaatgtttttataccTAAACAATCACCTCACCCACTGTTTGTAAATTTTGGTTAGCATTGCTATTTCAGCGTTGTCAGTTCACTGTTTCAAATTCAAGAGACCGGTGACACATTGGGCCCCTCAGCAGTTTCAGTTTCATATGAATATATTGCAGAGATGTCATCAACCCGAAAATTGAGCTTTAAATGTTAGCAGAatttatattcacatttgaatatGGTTGTTTAATGTGAATCCCCTTTAGAACTGGTGATATGTTTCAATGGTGCACAGCCTCATAAAAAgataatattaattattgaaCACCTTTTACAGTCCATAACACAGAAAGATCCTTATCACATTCTATGAGAACCTGAAAAGATGCTCTACGcgtcatttgattaaaaaagcgGTTGTTGGTTGTTTCACTGTCAGTTTAAAAACACTGGTGGAAAACAACCTTTGCTATCTTAGATGCATGGATTCCGAATGTGGAAGATGGGAAGTGAGATAAGTACAATATGAGAGGACGAGTGGAAAGATAAAAGAATGATGGATAAAGCAAGTGAACGGACAGGATGTGAGGGCCTGGGAAGCAGTAGTGCTCCCATGTCCCTCATTTTGAATTGATTTAATGGATCTTGCCTTTTATGTAAAGTGCCTGGTAAATCTCCCAttaaacacaaccacacattaGTTACATCTGACCTGACAGTCTCTCTGTAAAGCAGATTTCACAGCATTGAAATGGAGTGTGGTTGCTAGTGCTTTTTTTCCGCCCAGACATACTCTGTTTCCTGTAACAAGTTTCTTCCACATCCTGTATTTTTATTATGCATCAAGATTTTGTATGAAGTTTACAGACATCCTTCTTGctgaataaaaatgcaaaacttaACATAAAACCGTATATTGACACAATAATATACTCTGTATGCAGTCAAGTTTACCAGGGCTACTTCTCTTGTTCGTAaagttttttgttaaatgacCCCCTCTAAATAACTGTGTCATGCTGGAAGAGGATTTTAAACAAACTGGCcacttaaaaatgttttgtgcaaCGGCTTAAAGCGGATATGTAAAgcagtaatacattttttgtattcaGCAGTAATAGAGCCAGGCAATTACCGCAGCCAGTATAGTTGACAGATACATTGCTGATTAGTATATGGATCAATGCAGGCACCTATGGGGGCACTTATTCCCACTTGACCCCAGGCCACCTTCTTTTTAACTACTACCCTCCCAGTGCAGCAACCTGTAGCTACAGtgacagtccccccccccccccccccccccccccctctaattgctgcagcagcaggagctggagctggagtcTGTCGCTAGGCgaccgcccctccctcccagcatCAGCACCACGACGGTGTGCGCGCGCTCTGCCGCATCTCCAAGTTCCCTGCACGTTCTGCGTGCTTTGTCATCACGTACTGTATAGGACAGGTTTCGGTTAGCACACGCGATGCATTCCTCTCCCAGTGTCAGAGCCGTGCTGGGGGGCGGAGGAGAGACgtgagagcagcagagggaggggcacgtaaaaaagagaagaagaattgaAAATAGACTTGGAAGGATATAAACATGCTACCCTGGACATAGGTAGGATATAGGCAATGTTGTTATATTCATGTGACATCTGGTGGGAGGCAGTGAGGTAAACGTACGggataaacacatacacacacacacacacacacacaggggctgaACGGGATGCCCGCGTGACTGCAGGGAGGGACGAGGCGGAGTGAGAAgaaggggtggtggtgggggtctAGGTGCGTGTGGACCACCGCAAAACCCCCCGAGGTGGAGTTGTCAAAGATCGAAACCGGCAGAGAAAGATTAATTCCAGGCCGCCTGCTATTTTTGGCGCAGTTTAAAAATCGATAGGAGACATTTATTTCCTGTTCATGTCGAAGTAACGGACCGATGTGATCTCGGGGCTTTGATTCTGCACACCGTGTCTTCTCATCGGTGACAGGATGAGGAACTGACATAAGGTCGCgggagaggagacaaaacatttttttcggATTTTGCTGATGCTGGACTGGACACACGGACCGACCGGCTCCTGTCATCGCTGCTGGGGCTGAAAACAACGAGCGATCAGATGAGTTACAGTGGGATGCTTCAGAATTTGCGGCCTGCTCGGGTCTCCAGTTACCGCAATGCCACtggcgagaggagggagaggtggacggcagaagatggagaggagggaccAGAAAAAAGCGATTGAGTATACCAATAATGTGAAAatttaaccccccaaaaatcccagttttgtgtggttgtgttatAATCAGACAATGACTGAGTAGGAGGAAGATATAGACTGTACATTAGATGGACTGTAGGCTATAACGGCCTGTGAACTGCATGGGGTGAAAGAGACACTGTATTGACTGAAGCAACCTTAGTATCGTGGCTGAAACGTCAAATGAGGCGAGTAAAGTGGCTGTGAGTTTGTAGTGCCTGCTGATTTCTCAACTTTCTGCTGACAAAGTTCTTGGACTCACTGACTGGACTATAGTGCACACCATGGGGCATTGCGCAGCACCTATGGCACCTGCCAGTGGAGAGTTTGGTGCATAATTGTGAGAGAGTGGAGCTCCGGAGCCAGCATTTACATCTCTACCCTCTTCTACCCTCCTGTGCTTTCACCCTCACAATTGAACTTTGTTTCATGAAACCAGTGTGAGAGCGTGAAACCCCCCGCCCAACCTCCTCCAGTCACGGATGAACCCACCATGCCTTCACCGTCAGACTCCTGCAGCGTGGCTTCGGCCTCGGGGTCTCGAGGCTGGTCAGACAGCCGCAGGGGCATGTCAGGCCGGGGTCCTGGTGGTGCACGGCTGCTCCTCTACCTGGGGTTGTGCCACCTGGGCCTAGGGGCCATGGTCCTGGCCTTCTCTTTCACCAGCATGGCCTTCACCTCCTCAGCTCGCGTGAGGCAGTCCTGTCCATTTTGGGCTGGTTTCTTTGTAAGtgtaaatctgtaaaaacaacaacaacaacaaaaataatttagcATTAAGAGTGAAACAATACATCTTAAAGTGTGTGTTATATGTTTGTGCTGTCTGTTACCAGGTGGTGGCATCAGGAATAGTTGGGATAATCTCATGGAGGAGACCTTTAACATTAGTGGTATGTACTATTTACTTCTGATACAACAAGCTTTCAAGTCTCTAAGCTTCAGGTGTTGAACAATGTGCCATGGAGAGAGAGTTCCCCAGAGCCTCAGACCTCCAGGGCCCCAAAAAGTTCAGGTTCATTGGGTTGTGATGATTTGACTTGCTTGCCAATTTATTGAGAAATATGAACCATTTAAGCATGTGAAGAATTGAAGTGGACGGTAGAGAAAATAATATCACCACAAGTTCACATTTGCAAATAGTCAAAGAACTTGAAGGACTTTGCTTAAAAGCTGTGGTTCAGAGTTTATTCTTGATCTTGGAAACAGCAGATGAAAATCAAATGGCCCCTTAAGGTGGGTGCATTTGTAAATTATCTTGAGGTCCTTTGCAGAGGGACTGTCTAAGTTGAGTAGAATGACTACAACCTACATAACCCATGGTAAATTTTGGGTGTGGGCCACTAAGCTGGTTGATCTTGTCATGTCAGGGAAAGACATGTGTAACTTACTAAACTAAACGAGGTAATACActtagctctctctctttccttgaCAGTATATTTATCAGTGAAATCATTATCAATGTCTGCATACACTGAGCACAGTATGGCTCAGGTTTTAACCCCCTGCGCCACATCAAATCTCGGCTCTGTGCTCCTCCACAGGTGTCACTGTTCATGCTgctgtctgcagtgtgtgtgatccTGAGTCTGGCCGGCTCGATGCTCTCCTGTCAGAATGCGCAGATGGTCAAGTCGATGCTCACCTGCCAGGTAAGCAACATCGTGCAAGTGTTGTCTACTTGCCTTATGCTAAAATACCCTTCGAGCCAGATGCGCGGCGAGCATGCCAGGAATAGTTTTTGAATTGATGAATATG
Encoded proteins:
- the rab13 gene encoding ras-related protein Rab-13, producing the protein MAKKYDFLFKLLLIGDSGVGKTCLIIRFAEDNFNSTYISTIGIDFKVKTIEVDGKKVKLQVWDTAGQERFKTITTAYYRGAMGIILVYDITDDKSYENIQNWMKSIKENASAGVSRMLLGNKCDIEAKRKVSKETGEKLAKDHGIRFFETSAKSSINVEESFLSLARDILQKSSKKPGPTGREVKITSSAEKKSSKCVLL